Genomic window (Spirosoma sp. KCTC 42546):
CAACCCACACCCTCGATGGTTTTGCTACCGACGTGGGCATAACCATCGACTGGCTTGTTTTGAAAACGGGTTCCGATCCAACCCTGTATGCCGGGCCTATGCTACATATTCGGGCGGGGTATCGACTGGCATCGGCTTCAAATGAGTGGCATGGTGATCGAAGCGGCTCCACCATACTATTGCCGGTTACCTATTCACCCCACGGTTTTTTTCTTACACTGGGCATTGGCGGAGGGGGATTTCGGCATCCATAAACTGCAGAAGAATTCCTGAAGGAGTTTTAGACTCGCCTGTGTAAAGTCAGGTTGAGTCCTGAGCCATATCATAGGCTACTATCGGTAGAAAAGCCAATTTTGGTATGTCAAGATCTAGACGTGATTTCTATGAATATTGCCTTTTTTAGTGCACTGCCTTTCGAGAGAACTTGGTTTGATCAGTACTGCGCTCATCATCAGATCACGTACATTCCCGAAATGCTAACGCTGGAAACCGTTCATATGGCAGAAGGCCACCGGGCCGTATGTGTTTTTGTGAATGATGACCTTAGTCGTCCTGTTCTCAAAACATTGAAAGAGCTGGGAATCAGCCTTGTTGGTATGCGGTGTGTTGGCTTGGATAATGTGGACCAGTTGGCTATTAGTGATCTGGGTATGAACCTGATAAATGTACCTGGCTATTCACCTTATTCCGTGGCCGAACATACCGTTGCTCTGTTAATGGGCCTGATACGGCACCTGCCTGAAGCGAACCAGCGGGTACAGTCCGGTAACTTTGCCATCGACGGACTGATCGGTATGGACTTACACGGAAAAACCGTTGGTATTGTTGGTACGGGGCATATTGGCAGGGCATTCACCCGTATCATGCAGGGGTTTGGCTGTAAGTTGCTGGCCTACGATAT
Coding sequences:
- a CDS encoding 2-hydroxyacid dehydrogenase, which gives rise to MNIAFFSALPFERTWFDQYCAHHQITYIPEMLTLETVHMAEGHRAVCVFVNDDLSRPVLKTLKELGISLVGMRCVGLDNVDQLAISDLGMNLINVPGYSPYSVAEHTVALLMGLIRHLPEANQRVQSGNFAIDGLIGMDLHGKTVGIVGTGHIGRAFTRIMQGFGCKLLAYDINPDRRLLETGVTYVSLGELLHQSDVIALHCPLTPLTEDLINDHTLSLIKPTAILVNTGRGRLVDTVAVLDALDAGQLGGYAADVYEKERLYFHYDFSDRPIADDVLNRLRKHPKVLLTAHQGFLTEDAQRQIARSLLNQFSFYENQQMSLVTKASMC